From one Lycium barbarum isolate Lr01 chromosome 6, ASM1917538v2, whole genome shotgun sequence genomic stretch:
- the LOC132599307 gene encoding protein NUCLEAR FUSION DEFECTIVE 4-like: MAFGFTYNSPVGKWLGFVAAVWVQAISGNNYTFSNYSDALKSLMALTQLQLNNLSVAKDVGKAFGILAGLASDRLSTPVILLIGGIEGFIGYGVQWLVVSGIIKPLPYWIMCIFLCMGGNSTTWMNTAILVTCIRNFRKNRGPVTGILKGYVGLSTAIFTDICSALFASDPSTFLLLLAVVPFSVCLAAIVFLREIPPSSTSVEEKEEVKYFGVINVIAVVIAVYLLVFDISAPHGRIFSQIFAAILLVLLGSPLLIPIYLMVKKSIRDNSENLDVEGSNNIVEPLLLGEETVKKEVVVVEEHAVAVVEVDEEKGPLVIGEDHTIFEAMRTLDFWILFVSFLCGVGTGLTVMNNLGQMGLALGYVDVSIFVSLTSIWGFFGRIVSGSVSEYFIKKAAVPRPIWNAASQILMALGYILLAMAMPGSLYIGSIVVGICYGVRLAISVPTASELFGLKYYGLIYNVLILNLPLGSFLFSGLLAGLLYDSQATKTAGGGNTCVGAHCYRLVFIVMSIACIVGFVLDILLTIRTKNLYARIYASRKAKKTSTVLS, translated from the exons ATGGCTTTCGGATTTACTTACAATTCGCCGGTCGGAAAATGGCTTGGCTTTGTCGCCGCTGTATGGGTACAAGCCATTTCCGGCAACAATTACACTTTCTCTAACTATTCCGATGCATTAAAGTCCTTAATGGCTTTAACTCAGCTTCAATTAAACAACCTTTCTGTCGCCAAGGATGTCGGAAAAGCATTCGGAATACTCGCCGGACTTGCTTCCGACAGGTTATCAACACCCGTTATTCTTCTAATTGGTGGAATTGAAGGTTTTATTGGTTATGGTGTTCAATGGTTAGTCGTTAGTGGTATTATTAAACCATTACCGTACTGGATCATGTGTATATTTTTATGCATGGGTGGTAATAGTACTACATGGATGAATACTGCTATTTTAGTTACGTGTATAAGGAATTTCAGGAAAAATAGAGGACCTGTTACGGGAATTTTAAAAGGTTATGTGGGTTTAAGTACTGCTATTTTCACTGATATTTGTTCAGCTTTATTTGCAAGTGACCCCTCAACTTTTCTACTCTTGCTTGCTGTAGTCCCTTTTTCTGTTTGTTTAGCAGCGATTGTGTTTCTGCGTGAAATTCCACCTTCCTCAACTTCCgttgaagaaaaagaagaagtcaAATACTTCGGTGTTATTAACGTTATTGCCGTTGTAATAGCGGTTTATTTGTTAGTATTTGACATTTCTGCTCCTCATGGACGAATTTTCTCACAAATTTTTGCTGCTATACTTTTAGTCCTGTTAGGTTCACCTTTGTTAATTCCTATTTACCTTATGGTAAAAAAATCTATCCGTGATAATTCAGAGAACTTAGATGTTGAAGGGAGTAATAATATTGTAGAGCCATTGTTACTGGGGGAAGAAACAGTTAAAAAGGAGGTTGTTGTGGTGGAGGAACATGCGGTGGCAGTTGTGGAGGTGGATGAGGAGAAGGGGCCACTTGTTATTGGAGAAGATCATACTATTTTCGAGGCGATGAGGACTTTGGATTTTTGGATCTTGTTTGTTTCATTTCTATGTGGAGTGGGAACAGGTTTGACTGTGATGAATAATTTGGGACAAATGGGATTAGCTTTGGGATATGTTGATGTTTCTATTTTCGTCTCACTTACCAGCATTTGGGGATTTTTTGGTCGTATTGTTTCTGGCTCTGTTTCAGAATACTTCATCAA GAAAGCTGCAGTGCCAAGGCCAATATGGAATGCGGCTTCGCAGATTCTGATGGCTTTAGGATACATCTTACTGGCAATGGCTATGCCAGGATCACTCTACATTGGCTCGATCGTCGTTGGAATTTGCTATGGTGTTCGTCTAGCTATCTCTGTTCCAACTGCTTCCGAACTCTTTGGTCTCAAATATTATGGTCTCATTTATAATGTCCTAATACTCAACCTTCCACTTGGCTCATTTCTCTTCTCCGGTTTGCTTGCGGGTCTGTTGTATGACTCGCAGGCTACAAAGACAGCTGGTGGTGGCAACACTTGTGTTGGCGCTCACTGCTACAGGCTTGTGTTTATAGTTATGTCTATAGCTTGCATCGTCGGGTTCGTGCTGGATATTTTGCTAACGATTAGAACCAAGAACTTATATGCTAGGATTTATGCAAGCAGAAAAGCAAAGAAAACTAGTACTGTATTGTCTTAA